GCTGCCGCCCGTCTCTTGGCCGGAGCCGGATTTCCCCACATCGTCAACATGCTCGGCGGGGCCATGGCCTGGCAGGGAGCGGCCGCAACCGGAACGCCGGATGCCGGCCTGACGCTGCTTTCCGGCAACGAAACCCCGCGCCAGATATTGCGTGCGGCGCTTGGTATGGAAGCGGCCCTGGGCGCTTTTTACAAAAAGCTGGCCGCAGCGGCACAGGACGGCGACACCGCCGCCACGTTCACGCGGCTGGCCCTTTTTGAAGAACGCCATCTGCACCATGTCCACAGCCTGTATGACAAGGAAACCGGCGAAACATCCGATCTGGACACCCTGCTCGCCACGGCCGCGCCTGATTTGGAAGGCGGACTTCCCGCCGCCGACTTTCTGGCCCTGCTCGGCGGCGAACCGACCTCGGCCCGGGAAACCCTGGAACTGGCCGCTTCTGTCGAGGCCCAGGCCCTGGACCTCTATTCCCGGCTGGCCGGGCGCACGAACAATGCGCAGTCAAAAGAGCTGTTCACCACCCTGGCTCTGGAGGAGAAAGCCCACTTGCGCGCCGTAGCTTCCCTTCTGACCCGCCTCCCCAACGCCTGACGACAAGGAGTATCTCATGCAGCCCGTTAATTTTCTGATGAACATCCTGTGGCTTCTCCTCGGCGGCTTCTGGCTGGCCATCGGCTGGTATCTGGCCGGGGTGGTCATGGCCATCACCATCATCGGCCTGCCCTGGACCCGGGCCTGCTTTGTGCTGGGCAACCTGTCCCTGTGGCCGTTTGGCAAGGAAGTCGTGGACCGCCGCGACGTGACCGGCCACGACATCGGCACCGGCACCTTGGGCTTTATCGGCAATGTCATCT
The nucleotide sequence above comes from Desulfovibrio sp. TomC. Encoded proteins:
- a CDS encoding YccF domain-containing protein; its protein translation is MQPVNFLMNILWLLLGGFWLAIGWYLAGVVMAITIIGLPWTRACFVLGNLSLWPFGKEVVDRRDVTGHDIGTGTLGFIGNVIWFVLAGVWLAIGHLLAAVANFVTIIGIPFALQHLKLAGLALAPIGKTVIDKRY
- a CDS encoding rhodanese-like domain-containing protein, translated to MPQAAAQAPIENASAESVRALLDATRPGGLTLLDVRMEPEYEEFHLPGATLVPLPDLPDRLGEIDKEKPVVVYCRGGMRSAAAARLLAGAGFPHIVNMLGGAMAWQGAAATGTPDAGLTLLSGNETPRQILRAALGMEAALGAFYKKLAAAAQDGDTAATFTRLALFEERHLHHVHSLYDKETGETSDLDTLLATAAPDLEGGLPAADFLALLGGEPTSARETLELAASVEAQALDLYSRLAGRTNNAQSKELFTTLALEEKAHLRAVASLLTRLPNA